A window of Proteus columbae contains these coding sequences:
- a CDS encoding sulfate ABC transporter substrate-binding protein → MFKQWGVLSTALMALLFSNILWAKDIQLLNVSYDPTRELYQQYNQAFSQYWEQKTGDKVTIRQSHGGSGKQATSVINGIEADVVTLALAYDIDAIAQRGSIDKQWLKRLPDNSAPYTSTIVFLVRKGNPKQIVDWDSLIKPGISIITPNPKTSGGARWNYLAAWGYGLKANHQDSEKAKAFVKALYQQVEVLDSGARGATNTFVERGIGDVLIAWENEALLAINELGADKFEIVTPSVSILAEPTVSVVDKVVDKRGTREIATAYLDYLYSPQGQEIAAKNYYRPRDKAIAEKYQSSFPKLELFTLNNVFGDWQSAQKTHFATGGVFDEISRR, encoded by the coding sequence ATGTTTAAACAATGGGGTGTGTTATCAACCGCTTTAATGGCATTACTTTTTTCCAATATTTTATGGGCTAAAGATATTCAATTATTGAATGTCTCTTATGATCCAACGAGAGAACTTTATCAGCAGTATAATCAAGCATTTAGCCAGTATTGGGAGCAGAAGACGGGAGATAAAGTGACTATTCGTCAATCACATGGTGGCTCAGGAAAGCAAGCAACATCGGTAATAAATGGTATTGAAGCGGATGTTGTTACCTTAGCACTGGCTTATGACATAGATGCAATTGCTCAAAGAGGGAGTATTGATAAACAGTGGCTAAAACGACTTCCTGATAATTCTGCCCCTTACACGTCAACAATCGTTTTTCTGGTCAGAAAAGGAAACCCTAAACAAATAGTCGATTGGGATTCATTAATCAAACCAGGTATTTCAATTATTACCCCTAATCCAAAAACCTCAGGCGGTGCGAGATGGAATTATCTTGCAGCGTGGGGATATGGATTAAAAGCCAATCATCAAGACAGTGAAAAAGCCAAAGCCTTCGTCAAAGCACTTTATCAGCAAGTTGAGGTGTTAGATTCAGGTGCAAGAGGAGCCACAAATACCTTTGTTGAACGGGGCATTGGTGATGTATTGATTGCATGGGAAAACGAAGCTTTATTAGCGATTAATGAATTAGGGGCTGATAAATTTGAAATTGTTACTCCATCAGTTTCTATTCTTGCAGAGCCAACCGTTTCAGTCGTTGATAAAGTGGTTGATAAGCGAGGCACACGAGAAATCGCTACCGCTTACTTAGACTATCTTTATTCACCACAAGGACAAGAAATCGCTGCGAAAAACTATTATCGCCCTAGAGATAAAGCGATAGCGGAAAAATACCAAAGCAGTTTTCCAAAACTAGAGTTATTTACACTTAATAATGTTTTTGGCGATTGGCAATCTGCACAGAAAACACATTTTGCGACAGGCGGTGTGTTTGATGAAATAAGTCGTCGCTGA
- the tpiA gene encoding triose-phosphate isomerase, with translation MRHPLVMGNWKLNGSIHMVHELIAALRKEVSGVAGCDVAIAPPAVYLCQARHEIGGSRIALGAQDTGVNLSGAFTGETSAEMLKNVDVKYVIIGHSERRTYHKESDEFIAQKFGVLKELGLTPVLCIGETEAENEAGKTQEVCARQIDAVLNAHGAAAFKDAVIAYEPIWAIGTGKSATPAQAQAVHKFIRDHIAKKDAAIAEQVIIQYGGSVNDKNAAELFGQPDIDGALVGGASLKADAFAVIVKAAAQAKAKK, from the coding sequence ATGCGCCATCCATTAGTCATGGGTAACTGGAAACTCAACGGCAGCATTCATATGGTTCATGAATTAATTGCTGCATTACGTAAAGAAGTTAGCGGTGTTGCGGGTTGTGATGTTGCTATCGCACCACCAGCAGTTTATCTATGCCAAGCACGCCATGAAATTGGTGGAAGCCGTATTGCATTAGGTGCTCAAGATACAGGTGTTAACTTATCAGGTGCTTTCACTGGTGAAACTTCAGCAGAAATGCTGAAAAACGTTGATGTTAAATACGTTATCATTGGTCACTCTGAGCGTCGTACTTATCATAAAGAATCTGACGAGTTTATCGCTCAAAAATTCGGCGTGTTAAAAGAGTTAGGTTTAACACCAGTATTATGTATTGGTGAAACTGAAGCTGAAAACGAAGCTGGCAAAACTCAAGAAGTATGCGCTCGCCAAATCGATGCTGTGTTAAATGCACACGGCGCAGCAGCATTTAAAGACGCGGTTATCGCTTATGAGCCAATATGGGCTATCGGTACAGGTAAATCTGCAACTCCAGCACAAGCTCAAGCTGTTCATAAATTTATTCGTGATCATATTGCGAAGAAAGATGCCGCTATCGCTGAACAAGTGATCATTCAATACGGTGGCTCTGTTAACGATAAAAATGCAGCAGAACTGTTTGGTCAACCAGACATCGATGGCGCATTAGTTGGTGGCGCTTCACTGAAAGCGGACGCATTTGCCGTTATCGTTAAAGCAGCAGCACAAGCTAAAGCGAAAAAATAA
- a CDS encoding DUF1454 family protein, with protein sequence MIKANTLSTLYLIIISIALCLPASVFATEMSVAQKQPTKDDIAYLKQDAPVFEITIPELRAKFNQQNPLLSLNEYKIITNHDIAIPLVRAATRITPYLYSSAILERGSEKIKSLQLTLIHSPDSPELEKINREITTQYIITLIAQFDSSITQEQIQEALNLFAFKNQNSDYISHDVGAIRYIIAHEDNQLTTFAIEPIKLSLNSKIVSAIP encoded by the coding sequence ATGATAAAAGCAAACACACTTTCTACGTTATACCTGATAATCATAAGTATTGCTCTTTGTTTGCCAGCTTCTGTTTTTGCAACAGAAATGTCTGTCGCACAAAAACAGCCCACTAAAGATGATATTGCCTATCTTAAACAAGATGCACCTGTTTTTGAAATAACCATTCCAGAGCTAAGAGCTAAGTTCAATCAACAAAATCCATTGTTATCGCTTAACGAATATAAAATTATTACTAATCACGATATTGCGATCCCTCTTGTTAGAGCCGCAACGCGTATCACGCCTTATCTCTATTCATCTGCAATATTAGAGCGCGGGAGCGAAAAAATAAAAAGTTTACAACTCACGCTGATCCACTCCCCAGATTCACCTGAATTAGAAAAGATAAATCGCGAGATCACAACGCAATACATTATCACTTTGATCGCCCAATTTGACTCATCAATAACCCAAGAGCAAATTCAAGAGGCTCTCAATTTATTCGCATTTAAAAATCAAAATTCTGATTATATTAGCCATGATGTGGGTGCTATTCGCTATATTATTGCTCATGAAGATAATCAATTAACCACCTTCGCCATTGAACCGATTAAGCTTTCTTTAAACAGCAAGATCGTTTCAGCTATTCCGTGA
- a CDS encoding DUF805 domain-containing protein: protein MTLQHWAFSFKGRIGRRDFWAGLGACFALFLGLFIINDMIYPLPAIVTWILIFFILYPLCAIFTKRLHDRNKRGIWLLLLLLAVMLGLADTSSLEPFWQWAIGRFLPSFIGMIMLLDCGVFIGNDGENYFGKQTEQVDYRRWR, encoded by the coding sequence ATGACCTTACAACATTGGGCATTTTCATTCAAAGGACGAATTGGACGTCGTGATTTTTGGGCTGGTTTAGGGGCTTGTTTTGCTCTTTTTTTAGGCTTATTTATTATTAATGATATGATTTATCCCTTACCAGCTATTGTTACGTGGATACTCATCTTTTTTATTCTTTATCCTTTATGCGCGATTTTTACAAAAAGACTGCATGATAGAAATAAAAGAGGAATATGGCTCTTATTACTCTTACTTGCCGTGATGTTAGGATTAGCCGATACCAGTAGTTTAGAACCTTTTTGGCAATGGGCGATTGGACGTTTTCTTCCTTCTTTTATTGGGATGATTATGTTGCTTGATTGTGGTGTATTTATTGGTAATGACGGTGAAAACTATTTTGGTAAACAAACTGAGCAAGTGGACTATCGTCGCTGGCGTTAA
- the fpr gene encoding ferredoxin--NADP(+) reductase, producing the protein MANWVNGKVTQVHHWTDALMSLVINAPIDKFTAGQFAKLALDIDGERVQRAYSYVNAPNDPNLEFYLVTVPDGKLSPKLCALKIGDEVLVTEQASGFFVLEEVPTANTLWMLSTGTAIGPFLSILQLGEDLSRFENIVLVHAVRYANDLSYLLLMEKLVERYQGKLRIQTVVSRENHIGSLTGRIPALIESGALEKTVGLTINPEESHIMLCGNPQMVRDTQQLLKEQREMRKHLRRKPGHITSEQYW; encoded by the coding sequence ATGGCTAATTGGGTGAATGGAAAAGTTACTCAAGTTCATCACTGGACTGATGCATTAATGAGTCTTGTCATCAATGCTCCTATTGATAAGTTTACAGCTGGGCAATTTGCAAAATTAGCATTAGATATTGATGGCGAGCGAGTACAACGAGCCTACTCTTATGTGAATGCACCTAATGATCCCAATTTAGAGTTCTATCTGGTGACTGTGCCTGATGGAAAATTAAGCCCTAAATTGTGCGCGCTAAAAATAGGTGATGAAGTTCTTGTGACCGAACAAGCCAGTGGCTTTTTTGTATTAGAAGAAGTACCCACCGCGAATACACTTTGGATGCTTTCGACAGGCACCGCTATCGGCCCTTTCCTCTCTATTTTACAATTAGGTGAAGATCTCTCTCGATTTGAAAATATCGTTCTTGTCCACGCTGTTCGATATGCTAATGACTTAAGCTATTTACTTTTAATGGAAAAACTCGTTGAACGTTATCAAGGCAAATTACGCATTCAAACCGTTGTCAGCCGTGAAAATCATATTGGCTCATTAACAGGACGTATTCCTGCACTCATTGAAAGTGGCGCTTTAGAAAAAACGGTAGGTCTAACCATCAACCCAGAAGAGAGCCATATTATGTTGTGTGGTAATCCCCAAATGGTCAGAGACACTCAACAACTCTTAAAAGAGCAACGAGAAATGCGTAAGCACTTACGACGAAAACCCGGACATATCACCAGTGAGCAATATTGGTAA
- the emrD gene encoding multidrug efflux MFS transporter EmrD encodes MRKLEHANLLLLIIALVAVGQMTQTIYVPVIADIAVYFGEPIGAVQQVMGAYLFSYGFSQLIYGPISDKVGRRPVILVGMTIFCLSTLVAIFSQNLTTLVIASTLQGMGTGVAGVMTRTQPRDLYTGTALRYANSLLNMGVLVSPLLAPMIGGVVAHFFGWHACYIFLLLLGSSVLFCMYRWMPETRPVQVEKRKMLSSFYLLLSNSTFSAFLIMLICALSGIAVFEASSGVLMGGVLGLNSITISILFILPIPAAFFGAWYAGREGKTFVQLMWHSVFCCLSAGILMWIPGWLNIINIWTLLVPAALFFFGAGMLFPLATTGAMEPFPYLAGSAGALVGGLQNVGSGVATWFSALLPQHNQFSLGMIMFAMSVAIMLCWLPLAHRFSHEEHTI; translated from the coding sequence ATGAGAAAGTTAGAGCATGCAAATCTATTATTATTGATAATTGCACTGGTTGCTGTGGGTCAAATGACTCAAACTATTTATGTTCCTGTTATTGCTGATATAGCCGTTTACTTTGGTGAGCCAATCGGAGCGGTACAGCAAGTTATGGGTGCCTATCTTTTTTCTTATGGTTTTTCACAACTAATTTATGGACCTATTTCCGACAAAGTAGGGCGCCGTCCTGTTATTTTAGTCGGTATGACTATTTTTTGTTTATCAACACTCGTGGCGATTTTCTCGCAAAATTTAACCACACTGGTGATTGCAAGTACCTTACAAGGGATGGGAACTGGTGTTGCAGGTGTAATGACACGTACCCAACCTCGTGATTTATATACAGGAACTGCATTACGTTACGCCAATAGCTTGTTAAATATGGGCGTTTTAGTTAGCCCATTATTAGCGCCGATGATTGGTGGTGTGGTCGCTCACTTCTTTGGCTGGCATGCGTGTTATATCTTCTTATTATTATTGGGAAGTAGCGTTCTTTTCTGTATGTATCGTTGGATGCCTGAAACACGTCCTGTACAAGTTGAAAAGCGTAAAATGTTATCATCATTTTACTTACTGCTTTCAAACAGTACCTTCAGTGCATTTTTAATTATGCTGATTTGTGCGTTATCAGGTATTGCCGTCTTTGAGGCATCAAGCGGTGTATTGATGGGTGGCGTATTGGGATTAAATAGTATCACTATCAGTATATTATTTATTTTGCCTATTCCTGCTGCATTTTTTGGTGCTTGGTATGCAGGTCGTGAAGGCAAAACCTTTGTACAGCTGATGTGGCATTCTGTGTTTTGTTGTTTATCCGCAGGGATTTTAATGTGGATCCCTGGTTGGCTAAATATTATTAATATTTGGACTTTATTAGTACCCGCAGCACTGTTTTTCTTTGGTGCAGGTATGCTATTCCCATTAGCAACAACAGGGGCGATGGAGCCATTCCCTTATTTAGCGGGTTCAGCAGGTGCGCTGGTGGGTGGTTTACAAAATGTAGGTTCCGGTGTAGCAACATGGTTTTCTGCTTTACTGCCACAACATAATCAATTTAGTTTAGGTATGATTATGTTTGCTATGTCAGTGGCGATTATGCTTTGTTGGCTTCCTTTGGCTCATCGTTTTAGCCATGAAGAACATACTATTTAA
- the glpK gene encoding glycerol kinase GlpK, with protein MTTETNTSNTEKKYIVALDQGTTSSRAVVIDHDANIVSISQREFTQIYPKPGWVEHDPMEIWATQSATLVEVLAKADIPSDHVAGIGITNQRETTIVWDKETGKPVYNAIVWQCRRTADFCTRLKDKEGVEEYIRQNTGLMVDPYFSGTKLKWILDNVEGAREKAEKGELLFGTVDTWLVWKMTQGRVHVTDFTNASRTMLFNIHSLDWDQKILDLLDIPRNMLPKVVPSSEVYGQTNIGGKGGTRIPIAGMAGDQQAALYGQLCVQSGMAKNTYGTGCFLLMNTGKEAVRSNHGLLTTICCGPRGEVNYALEGAVFVGGASIQWLRDELKLIDEATDSEYFATKVNDTNGVYVVPAFTGLGAPYWDPYARGAIFGLTRGANRNHIIRATLESIAYQTRDVLDAMQADSGARLQSLRVDGGAVANNFLMQFQSDILGTRVERPVVRESTALGAAFLAGLAIGFWNDLEEVKNKAAIDKEFRPGIETTERNYRYNGWKKAVARAQEWEDRG; from the coding sequence ATGACAACAGAAACAAATACATCGAATACCGAGAAAAAATACATTGTTGCACTGGATCAGGGTACAACCAGTTCACGCGCCGTAGTCATTGACCACGATGCCAATATCGTCAGTATTTCACAACGTGAATTCACCCAAATCTATCCTAAGCCAGGCTGGGTTGAACACGATCCAATGGAAATTTGGGCGACACAAAGTGCAACCTTAGTTGAAGTATTAGCAAAAGCAGATATTCCATCCGACCACGTTGCAGGTATTGGTATCACAAACCAACGTGAAACCACTATTGTATGGGATAAAGAAACGGGTAAACCTGTTTATAATGCAATTGTATGGCAATGCCGTCGTACTGCGGATTTCTGTACTCGCTTAAAAGATAAAGAAGGTGTTGAAGAATATATCCGTCAAAACACGGGTTTAATGGTTGACCCTTATTTCTCTGGTACAAAATTAAAATGGATCCTCGACAACGTCGAAGGTGCTCGTGAAAAAGCAGAAAAAGGCGAATTGTTATTCGGTACTGTTGATACTTGGTTAGTTTGGAAAATGACACAAGGTCGCGTTCACGTTACAGATTTCACTAACGCCTCACGCACCATGTTATTTAATATCCACTCTTTAGATTGGGATCAAAAAATCCTCGATCTGCTGGATATTCCTCGCAATATGCTACCAAAAGTTGTGCCATCTTCAGAAGTTTATGGCCAAACAAACATTGGTGGTAAAGGGGGTACACGTATTCCTATCGCGGGTATGGCGGGTGACCAACAAGCTGCACTTTATGGTCAACTTTGCGTACAAAGCGGTATGGCAAAAAATACCTATGGTACAGGTTGCTTCTTACTGATGAACACAGGTAAAGAAGCGGTTCGCTCTAATCATGGTTTGTTAACAACAATCTGTTGTGGTCCTCGCGGTGAAGTGAACTATGCCCTAGAAGGTGCGGTATTCGTTGGTGGTGCTTCCATTCAATGGCTACGTGATGAGTTAAAACTCATTGATGAAGCCACTGACTCTGAATACTTCGCAACTAAAGTTAATGATACTAATGGCGTCTATGTTGTTCCTGCATTTACAGGTTTAGGCGCACCATATTGGGATCCGTATGCCCGTGGCGCTATTTTTGGTTTAACCCGTGGCGCTAACCGTAATCACATTATTCGTGCAACCTTAGAATCTATCGCTTATCAAACACGCGATGTGCTTGATGCAATGCAAGCTGATTCAGGTGCACGTTTACAATCACTACGTGTTGATGGTGGTGCTGTTGCTAACAACTTCTTAATGCAATTCCAATCCGATATTTTAGGTACTCGTGTAGAACGCCCTGTTGTTCGTGAAAGTACCGCATTAGGTGCAGCATTCCTTGCAGGTCTTGCTATCGGTTTCTGGAATGATTTAGAAGAAGTGAAAAACAAAGCCGCTATTGATAAAGAATTCCGCCCTGGCATCGAAACCACTGAGCGTAACTATCGCTATAATGGTTGGAAAAAAGCCGTCGCTCGCGCTCAAGAGTGGGAAGATCGCGGTTAA
- a CDS encoding MIP/aquaporin family protein → MSQTKTSLMGQCISEFIGTALLVFFGLGCVAAVRIAGAELGLWEISIIWGLGVALAVYLTAGTSGAHLNPAVTVAFWLFACFERRKVVPYIIAQMLGGFFAAAIVYFMYYSVFLDYEQVNGIVRGSQESLFTAGVFSTYPAAQISVVHAFFVEVIIAVILVGLILALTDDGNGVPKGPLAPLLIGILIAVIGGAFGPLTGFALNPARDFGPKLVAYFAGWGDIALTGGRDIPYFLVPMIAPFIGGILGALAYRKLIGRHLPCDTCKIEDDK, encoded by the coding sequence ATGAGCCAGACGAAAACCTCTCTTATGGGTCAATGCATTTCTGAATTTATCGGAACTGCGTTGCTAGTCTTCTTTGGTCTTGGTTGTGTTGCTGCGGTACGTATTGCAGGCGCAGAGCTAGGACTATGGGAGATAAGTATTATCTGGGGGCTGGGTGTTGCCTTAGCCGTTTATCTTACCGCAGGCACCTCTGGTGCTCACCTGAACCCTGCTGTTACCGTTGCATTTTGGCTATTTGCTTGCTTTGAGCGCAGAAAAGTCGTTCCTTATATTATTGCACAAATGTTAGGTGGCTTCTTTGCCGCGGCTATTGTGTACTTTATGTACTACAGTGTTTTCCTCGACTACGAACAAGTTAATGGCATTGTCAGAGGCTCACAAGAAAGTCTCTTCACTGCTGGTGTATTTTCAACTTATCCTGCAGCTCAAATTTCCGTTGTACATGCCTTTTTTGTTGAAGTTATCATTGCCGTTATATTAGTTGGCTTAATTTTAGCCTTAACTGATGATGGCAACGGTGTACCTAAAGGCCCATTAGCACCTTTATTAATTGGTATCTTAATTGCCGTAATCGGTGGTGCATTTGGCCCATTAACTGGATTCGCCTTAAACCCAGCTCGTGACTTTGGTCCAAAACTGGTTGCGTACTTTGCTGGCTGGGGTGATATTGCGCTGACTGGTGGACGTGATATCCCTTATTTCTTAGTTCCAATGATTGCTCCATTTATCGGTGGTATCTTAGGTGCATTGGCTTACCGTAAATTAATTGGCCGTCACTTACCTTGCGATACCTGCAAAATTGAAGACGATAAATAA
- the zapB gene encoding septal ring assembly protein ZapB, with the protein MSFEVFEKLESKVQQAIDTITLLQMEIEELKEKNNALSQEVQEAAGSREALVRENEELKQEQSTWQERLRALLGKMEDVQ; encoded by the coding sequence ATGTCATTTGAAGTTTTCGAGAAGTTAGAATCAAAAGTACAACAAGCCATTGATACCATCACGTTATTACAGATGGAAATCGAAGAGTTAAAAGAAAAAAATAACGCGCTAAGCCAAGAAGTTCAAGAAGCAGCAGGATCACGCGAAGCCCTTGTTCGTGAAAATGAAGAACTGAAACAAGAGCAATCAACTTGGCAGGAGCGTTTACGCGCGCTGTTAGGCAAAATGGAAGATGTGCAATAA
- the rraA gene encoding ribonuclease E activity regulator RraA has product MKYDTSELCDIYQEDINVVEPLFSNFGGQSAFNGQIITVKCFEDNGLLYDLLEENGKGRILLVDGGGSVRKALVDAELARLAVSNEWEGIVVYGAVRQVDALSELDLGIQAMAAIPAGCQSEGIGESDIRVNFGGVTFFSGDYLYADNTGIILSEEPLGLDEDLIEE; this is encoded by the coding sequence ATGAAATATGATACTTCTGAACTCTGTGATATCTATCAAGAAGATATCAATGTCGTAGAACCGCTTTTCTCAAACTTTGGTGGTCAAAGTGCCTTTAACGGGCAAATCATCACCGTTAAATGTTTTGAAGATAATGGCCTGCTTTATGACTTACTCGAAGAAAATGGCAAGGGTCGTATTCTTTTGGTCGATGGCGGTGGCTCTGTACGTAAAGCCTTAGTTGATGCTGAACTAGCGCGACTTGCTGTTTCTAATGAATGGGAAGGTATTGTCGTTTACGGCGCCGTACGCCAAGTTGATGCATTATCAGAGCTTGATTTAGGTATTCAAGCAATGGCTGCTATTCCTGCGGGTTGCCAAAGTGAAGGCATTGGTGAAAGTGATATCCGTGTTAACTTCGGTGGTGTTACTTTCTTCTCTGGCGATTATCTTTATGCTGATAACACAGGGATCATTTTATCTGAAGAGCCATTAGGCTTAGATGAAGATTTGATTGAAGAGTAA
- a CDS encoding 1,4-dihydroxy-2-naphthoate polyprenyltransferase yields the protein MSSLNSTSRTQAWLESLRPKTLPLGLIAIVTGSALAYWMGHFELPIALLAILTAGTLQILSNLANDYGDAVKGTDTEERLGPLRGMQKGIITAAQMKKALILNVIISCICGIALIIVACKKPEDAIGFLVMGLLAIVAAITYTVGKRPYGYMGLGDISVLIFFGWLSVIGTYYLQSNTFDIVTLLPATACGLLSVAVLNINNMRDLESDIQAGKHTLAVRLGPAGSRTYHTCVIFLSIACLIIFTLLYMHRWTAWLFLLATPMLLLHIKRVNADHSGEAMRPLLEHMVKAALLTNVLFSLGLVLE from the coding sequence ATGAGCTCTCTAAATTCCACTAGCCGGACCCAAGCCTGGCTTGAAAGTTTACGACCCAAAACTCTACCTTTAGGGTTAATTGCCATTGTGACTGGTTCCGCATTAGCGTATTGGATGGGTCATTTTGAGCTACCTATTGCACTGCTTGCTATATTGACAGCAGGAACGTTACAGATCTTATCAAACCTTGCCAATGACTATGGTGATGCCGTAAAAGGAACAGATACTGAAGAGCGTTTAGGGCCACTTCGTGGAATGCAAAAAGGCATAATAACAGCGGCTCAAATGAAAAAAGCGCTGATCCTAAATGTTATTATTTCCTGTATCTGCGGTATTGCACTGATTATTGTCGCCTGTAAAAAGCCAGAAGACGCTATTGGCTTCTTAGTGATGGGTTTACTCGCTATTGTTGCTGCGATTACTTATACCGTGGGTAAGCGCCCTTATGGTTATATGGGGCTGGGTGATATCTCTGTTTTAATTTTCTTTGGCTGGTTAAGTGTCATCGGAACTTATTACTTACAATCCAACACTTTTGATATTGTTACCCTACTTCCTGCCACAGCCTGTGGTTTACTTTCTGTCGCTGTTCTAAACATTAATAATATGCGCGATTTAGAAAGTGATATTCAGGCAGGTAAACATACATTAGCTGTTCGCTTAGGTCCTGCTGGCTCACGAACTTACCATACGTGTGTTATTTTTCTCTCTATTGCCTGCTTAATTATCTTCACTCTACTTTATATGCATCGCTGGACCGCGTGGTTATTTTTACTCGCCACCCCTATGCTTTTACTGCATATCAAACGTGTGAATGCCGATCATTCAGGTGAGGCGATGCGTCCACTACTCGAACATATGGTAAAAGCAGCACTGTTAACTAACGTTCTTTTCTCTTTAGGTTTAGTTTTAGAATAA
- the hslU gene encoding HslU--HslV peptidase ATPase subunit has product MSEMTPREIASELDRFIIGQDKAKRAVAIALRNRWRRMQLDEALRHEVTPKNILMIGPTGVGKTEIARRLAKLANAPFIKVEATKFTEVGYVGKEVDSIIRDLTDSAVKMVRSQAIEKNRFRAEEMAEERILDVLIPPAKNNWGVTEQASEPSAARQSFRKKLREGQLDDKEIEIELSATPMGVEIMAPPGMEEMTNQLQSMFQNLAGQKQKARKMKIKDAFKLIVEEEAAKLVNPEELKQQAIDAVEQHGIVFIDEVDKICKRGGQSSGPDVSREGVQRDLLPLVEGCTVSTKHGMVKTDHILFIASGAFQVSSPSDLIPELQGRLPIRVELQALTAEDFERILTEPNASLTKQYEALMATEGVSISFTEDGIRKIAESAWRVNETTENIGARRLHTVLERLMEEISYDASERQGQSVLIDAEYVKQHLDELVADEDLSRFIL; this is encoded by the coding sequence ATGTCTGAAATGACTCCTCGCGAAATTGCCAGTGAACTTGATAGATTTATTATTGGTCAAGATAAAGCGAAACGTGCTGTGGCGATTGCCCTACGTAACCGCTGGCGTCGTATGCAGCTTGATGAAGCGCTACGCCATGAAGTCACACCTAAAAATATTCTGATGATTGGACCTACCGGTGTAGGTAAAACTGAAATTGCACGCCGTTTAGCAAAATTGGCAAATGCACCTTTCATCAAAGTCGAAGCAACTAAATTCACCGAAGTGGGTTATGTGGGTAAAGAAGTCGATTCTATTATCCGTGACTTAACCGACTCTGCGGTAAAAATGGTACGTAGCCAAGCAATTGAAAAAAATCGCTTCCGCGCTGAGGAAATGGCTGAAGAACGTATCCTTGATGTACTTATTCCACCAGCAAAAAATAACTGGGGCGTAACAGAACAAGCATCAGAACCTTCAGCTGCACGTCAATCTTTCCGTAAAAAATTACGTGAAGGTCAATTAGACGATAAAGAGATTGAAATTGAGTTATCTGCAACACCAATGGGTGTTGAAATTATGGCTCCTCCAGGAATGGAAGAGATGACGAACCAATTACAATCTATGTTCCAAAATTTGGCAGGGCAAAAGCAAAAAGCGCGCAAGATGAAAATCAAAGATGCGTTTAAGCTTATTGTTGAAGAAGAAGCTGCTAAATTAGTTAACCCTGAAGAGCTTAAACAACAAGCTATTGATGCGGTAGAACAACACGGTATCGTCTTTATTGATGAAGTAGATAAAATCTGTAAACGTGGTGGACAAAGTTCTGGCCCTGACGTTTCTCGTGAAGGTGTACAGCGTGACCTCTTACCACTGGTTGAAGGTTGTACAGTTTCAACAAAACACGGTATGGTAAAAACAGACCATATTCTGTTTATTGCATCAGGCGCTTTCCAAGTTTCAAGTCCTTCTGATTTAATTCCTGAATTACAAGGACGTCTGCCAATTCGCGTTGAACTTCAAGCGCTGACAGCAGAAGATTTTGAGCGTATTCTAACTGAACCTAATGCATCGTTAACAAAACAGTATGAAGCATTAATGGCAACCGAAGGTGTGTCTATTAGCTTCACCGAAGACGGTATTCGCAAAATTGCTGAATCAGCATGGCGCGTAAACGAAACCACTGAAAATATCGGTGCTCGTCGTTTGCATACTGTTTTAGAGCGTTTGATGGAAGAAATTTCCTACGATGCAAGTGAACGTCAAGGTCAATCAGTATTGATTGATGCAGAATATGTGAAACAGCATCTGGATGAGCTTGTCGCAGATGAAGATCTGAGTCGATTTATTTTATAA